From the Xylocopa sonorina isolate GNS202 chromosome 9, iyXylSono1_principal, whole genome shotgun sequence genome, the window TGTCGTTGTTCTTTTTCTTTACACTGTAAATGTTCATATTTTCTTCCAAATGTTGTACCGCGATTGAAATTTCACATAGATTACTTACTAAAAATGAACAGAAAGAGATATTTACAGTGACTGTACAGAAGTATGTTCGTTAAACATAATTTTTACAGGCAGTCAGTAAAAGAAAACACGTACAAGTTAAATAGAAACTTGGAAAACTTGAACACGATTGGTCCCGCGTCTCGATTTTTACCTATTCCTTCCTCTTTTCTTATCCTTTTCTTATCGGAAAAAAAAGATAGATAGCCTTTGTACACCTTAAAGCAATATCCTACGCAACCCTCCCGCGAGACAAAGCTACTGTACTCGTGTAAAACTAGTTTGTAAAAAGACGATCATTCGTCATTATTTACAGGTTTCAATCGAATCAACTTCGAACGTTCAATCTAAGGTGTGAGAATGGGAACGTTTGAAGAAATTTTCCACCTTTAGAACATCGTACCTCTTTTCCAATGGAAAATTTACCGATACATGAAAACAATTGTTTGCATCCGCGAAACACACCCGAGACAAGGATACACGAGTTACAAAGTAGAGGTATCCTGTTAGAAATTAGTCATCAGTTTCACTTAATTGTACACCGATATGTCCAACGATAAGTTAAAAGTCACTTTTGATGCTAGACTAATCGATCTAGCGTGTATTTACAACTGTACAATACTTCGATAAATCTTATTGCCgacgttttcctttttttaacgataaaatattattttttaaacagGTATACTTTATTCTCAACTCGTTCCAATTTTCTCCGGTGTGTTTTTCTTTTATTGTAACACAATTTCAGTTTTTGGCGGCTCGCATGCAaactttgcaaataatattcAGAGAACGTATTATTCTTAACTTGTACGAGcaataaagaaaaaaacgagCAGAATTAAGTAGAGCTTCTTTCTTTTACTCTCAATGTGCCAATGACTAAAAAATATACATGTAGTCactgcttaaaaaaaaaaataataataattacacgTTCGACGTGAAAGTTACCTAGTTCCACTGGCCAAAAGTTCAATATATCGGGGAACATTTGAACGGGGTACGCTtgaatttaaaatgaaatacaacTAAAGAAGCAATGAACAGGATGAaagatgtaaaaaaaaaagcacgAGATTTTGTCAGGAACTTAAAATACTAAATCAGGTATACGATTTCCAACTGTTTCTACATATATGCTACAAAATTTTACAAATCCAAATCCTCCTATAGCTGTCTTGTCTTTGTACTCTACCTGGTTATGCGAATCTAAGTAACTTCATATCTGTCAGGTATACAATCGCGTAAAAATTTACAGTTATTACTTAGTCCAGCAATGTGTAAAAAAGTATAATACATCAGTCTGGCCGTGTTTTGACCAAAAATACTTATCGATCTACACCGATACCTAAAGCTTTACGctcatttttcatttttctcatttttttttttcatttccccTCTCCCTTTCTCCGGAGCAGTCATGGATACGCGAATGAGCTCTATGTATATAGAAAAGAAACGTTCGAAAGAAAACTTGGTTACATATCTGCCGTATCTATTTTGTGtgttaattaaaaatgaaacattagattCGGGACTGCTTTTTCTGACTGTAATGAATGTAATAATTGTCGGTTAATATTTGATACGAAAATATTCCTTCCTTTTAAAACAGAAAACGCAATTAATTGAAAGTAATTTGCAAGATGTTAGGATTAAAAATAGTGAAACTAAAAGACACTTCAGTTTggaaaataaaataagaaatatttttaaatcaataaaataaaCTGAATTCATTTGTACACTTTTGGACAATTGTTTGCTCTCAAAGAACTTAAATGCCAGCAAGCCATGGAATTATCTAGAAGTCGAAAGTGTTGCGAGTAATCATTTGCGATCGTGATGACTGCAGTCTGATCGCAATAATGAAGTATTCgtagaaaaatagaaaaaagcgTGACTTACAAAATAAATTCTTTACATCACAGGACTTCTCGATAATTCCTTAAACGGACATTCTGATACGCTGCAAATGTTCTTTGTATCCTGTGGTTTAACCCTGCTATTCTATAGACGTCTATTCCCAGTTACTTATTACGATGCGTTCTAGTGCATGCGTAAATGAGTAAGTAAATGAAAATGGAGGCCTCACGATAAGTAAAAGTGGAATAGAATAACAGGGTTATTGGGGTCGAGCAACACCAAAGCACCAAAGGAAAAAAGAGCAAACTAGGGAGAAGGGGTTCTGTTCGTATCAAATATTTTCTACGACCTTCGAGTATCGTACTCACCCCGATTTATCAGTACTTATTATAGATACGTATAAAATTAAGAATTTATTTAAACGATAAATCTAAAATTAATCGATCTTAAGAAAGGAGCCACTTCCCGTAGCGGCTCGTAGAAAGAGGGGCGTTTTTCTTCGCGAGGTGGTTACGGGTTGATAGACGTAATTCCCTTGTATCGCACCCGTTAATGTCTTTTGTCTTTTCGTACTAGGGCTGAACTCGTAGTCGAACGATTCTTGCTTGGAGATGTTCAATTGCATGTGCAACGATTCCTTATTGTCCTCGATATCGATCTCGTGGTACAGATGCTCGTGTAAATCGATGTCACAATCTTGGCTACTCTCGTCGTAACTGTCCGTCACAGAATTAGTAGCTACGTGATCGTGAATGGATTCCTCGTACGTTGTACCCTCTTCGATAGCCTCGTCGCTTGAACTTTCTGTTTCTTCGGATACGTCGCCGCTGCCCGCGTATTTCATTTCGCCTCTCTCGAGTAGTTCCAAGTGGTCTGGGTATATCATTGCCTTCTTAATAGCCAGGGGATCCTTTCTGGACCACTTCTGCACCTCTTCGTCCATCTTTGCCACTTTTGCCGGATTAATTGCCCACAGGCAACCTTTCCTCTGATTTCCATTTCCTGCAGGCTTCTCTATCTTCTCGAAACACTTATTTAACGACAAGTTGTGCCTGACCGAGTTTTTCCAGCCGTTTGGTGCAGTTTTGAAGTATGGGAAGTGTTCGCTATAATGAAACagatagagagagaggaagTGGTAAGTTTAGAGAGTTTAAacatacataaaaatatattataaatcatTTTGGTATAGTATCGAAAATAATGTAACagttctaaagtattatttttaaCAACCGTACGGCAACGTGTTACCACGAGGGAGCGTAGAGGCTAGTTAAACAAAGAACGAGCCCCCTCATTTTCTATGGGGACTGTACTCTGGCATGCACCTGGTGCTCCAAGGGCCCCATACAAAATGGCAGCTTCCCCCTTGTATAACCTGAGAATAAAGGAAGGGAGGACAATACTTTCTCCCCTAGTAGGCTAAAAGTACCGGAGTGCTTCGACCAGCCCTTATCCTTCCGACCAAATGGTTGAAAATAAGCGGCTGGGCAACACGTCGTTTGTCAAATAGGGAATCCGCTCTATTGTATTATATTACGTATCAGAAAAATGTTAATCACATTTCAACCCTGTTACAACTGCCTTCgtcctttattttttttttacaaatgtATCCAAAAAAAAGGAGGTAACTTTCAACTTACCACATAAAATTATAGATCTCCGAGACCGGCAGAGAGCCCGTCTGGCTGTTTTTTAACGCCATAGCGATCAAGCAGGAATAGGAGTAAGCCGGTTTGGGGTAGGATTTGTCGTCGTAGTCAGACAAATCGAAATCCTTCTCTTTTTTCACCGCAGTTACACTGTTAGCCCCTGGGCTGAGGTGTACGTTGTTGTTATAGATCTGTTTCCGCACATGTTGCGGCGTCTGATTAGGACTCTGCAACACCTTGAAGTTCTGCACTCTGATGCTGGGTATACCGTTTATTTTCGGTGTGGTTGCCTGCGCCTTGATGAACTGAGGTGAGGTCGTCTTAACAGTCGATATCGATATGGTTTTCGACTTGGACGGCGACATCGATTTCGCGGTCTCCTGTTCATCCTCGGAGTCCTCTTCCGTTTCTGTGATATCGTTCTCGTACTGTTCGGTCTCGGTATCGTTCTCCATCTCATTTTCGTGCTCGTGCTCGTTGTCGTTTTCATTTTCATTCTCGTTCTCCGTGTAACTGTTGCCCTCGTTCTCTATGTAACTGTTGCCCTCGTTCTCCATCTCTTCCTCGACGTCGATCTTCTCCTCCTTTATATCCTTCTTCGTTGAAAACGAGAAATGCCTTCTGCCGTTGCTCGGTGTAGGACTTCGGATGGCGATGTGAGGCATCACCGAATTAGGGTTCACCATAATGGAGGCTGCGTCGCATCCGCTCAAATCGAGATTGAAATTACTGAAATCAAAGGAAACGAGTAAACCTTTAAGAAACTTATTTTATTCACCGCCAGATAAAACACGTTATCCATTATATATGCATTTTGACATGTACAATATGAATAAAAGACCTGTTCGAGCTGTTGCTGTTTCCATTGAGTAAACTGGTCGAGCCGAACCATCCGCTTAGATCGTTCTGACACCCAATGGGATCGTCGTCCATCTCTAAGGCGGACATGTCGGCAAAATTGAAGCCCAGTTCCGTGTGCCCACCGATAACACCCTCGATCTCGCATTTGATGTCGACATCGAGCATCTCCTGCAGCGACAGACTGTCCGTGCCGAGGTAGTAATCCATCGTGAGCCAAGGGTCCCTTGACGGTCCCTGAACCAGCCCAGTACCGTGTCTACTCTCCGTATCCAACATTCACCTGACTGAAATTATACGGAAAAGGAAAAATCACCAATGGTAATCTATATGGTAATTAATGACAAAAAAAAGGGACAAAAAAGAGAATCCACAAATTACATCATTACATCAAGCAATTACTTTTATTAATACCGAAATTAGTTTTACGTGTAAACTAGGACCTGTTCATTGATCAATATTTTTCTTCGTAGAGAACGCGAGCCAAGACGAATTTCGATGATATTATCAGATCTAAGGATCATCCTCGCGATCTTTGGTTGCAGCAAGGCCAATAGATTCTCGAGCGTGTCGATGCGCGTGACCtcgtgtgcgcgcgcgtgtgtgtgctaCAATGTACACAACGTGTACGAACGAGCAACGAGGCTCTTGAACCCACAACCGGCTTGTGGGTGTGACTGACTCATAGTACTATAGTCGATTTACTATAGAACGCGTGGACTCGTAGTATCTGCCCCCTTCCCCCAATGCCCCCCTCACCCCGTAGCCCCACTCTTGCTCGTTTAACTATTCCGCCACAGCAACCCCTCCTTGTCTCTTTCGTTCCGCGCTGTCGGTTTCTACTcttgtcctctctctctctctgtcttcgtTGAATCGACTCATCATTTCATCTTCGTCCGGTTCCAGACTCGAAGGGAACCCGGTCTTAGTTCTGTGTATTGTTTCATCCTTCTTCGTTCGGTAGTCCTTTTCTTTTCCAGTTTTCATCCTGCATCGCGTGTTTTTACTGAACCCTGACTTTTTTTCTTCTACATATGTTTCTTGGCCTGATTACTCTTCCGACGTTTCATCTTTCTATCTTTTCCGTTCCATTTTTACGTCCACCGTGTTTTACAACGTTTCCACCCGTACTTGATATTTCTAGATCGCGAATGACCCGGCTCTGCTATCCTTCTATGCGTAGAACCGACAACCTACTAAAACTACGGTATTCCCGGCGAGGCTGTTTAACGAAATTGTTATCGTGTTGCGTGTCAGCTCTCAAGAGGGACTTAAAATTCCTTAGCCCGGGTTTACCTACCAAATTGATACCACGAGACGGCCATATGGGAATAGCCTCGTATGTTCAATTTGAGCTGGTGCTCTAAAAATGATCGACCGCGATATAGAGGGGAAAAGAGAACGACGAACAGAGAACTGACCCTGCTCGACGTAACTCCCATCGTGGAGTGGCCTTTACACGCACGGGACTGATTCAAGTCTACGTGACTGAACGATATTTTTAGACATGCAAGTGTAATGGAACTTCACTCGACGCACTTACGTGCTTGGACCGGGGCCTGACTTTTCTAACGCCTACACGTTTCTTCCTATTAATAATTGCCGCGCGTTCGCACGATCGCATGGAGGCGAAACAATGCTTCTCGGAAAAAGTACTGCACGACACAAGTCTCAAGTTCCTCCGAAGCGAAGTTTCTCTAAACGCTTTCCTCTGCCTGGCCAGAAATTAGCTATGGCACGTTTACGTAGAGCATTCCATGGAATCTGCGGTCAGACGCAATCGTGTGTGCACTAGTTGGGGAGGCATCCACGGTAAATATACGACGAGCTGTGTCTGGTAACAAAATTTTCGCGTGTCTCGCGACTCTGAACCGTAGACTAGCTAGCCGATGCGAAAATGGAGCTTGGGAAATGGGAAAAGAAGACGTGCAACGTCAGGAATGGGTCGTCGACCCATCGTCGAGAGCAACAAACGAACGAGGATTCAATCGAATTCttaaaatttcaagtttcgGAAATAAACGCGAGGTCGCGTTTATTTCCCTTGATTAGAGGCGCGGCTCTTGCTCCACGAATGTTAACGAGAGTGCTTCTGCCTCCCTCCTACCCAACCTTTTTCAAGGCACCAAGCAGGGATTAACCACTTCTGAATGGAAATTCTTGgaaagaggaggaaaaaaagaGGCGATGCGGTGGGGAGTGGCAGGAAGGAAAAACGGACCAGACACACGTTTGATGTAACCTACCAGACGTGGAGAACGCTGCAACGACGAATGCGTGAAACATTTTAGGACGGAATGAAACAAATAAAGCCAAAAATCGAGATGGTGTCGATTCGAGACGTAAATTGAGTCGAGTTGCTGATGATATTAAGTGTATCAAGAATGCCAGATTGCTCGCCAATGTCTTTAGTGATAAATCGACCGAGAGATGCGACGAAGAAACAACCTTGAAGAAGAACGCCCGCTTGCCCATCGTAATATTATCGTCGGGTATCAAATGGTGGCAGATAATGGTCGTTCTCATAGAAAACTACCGGTTGTCAAAGAATACCGATGAAAATTCGAGGAATCGAAATTGGAACGAGGTCGATCAACGTCCCCTGGCTATTCAATTTGGAAAATAACTGCCTATTAACCAGCTAAACGAGTGACCATAACGGCCGTGATCGTGTTTCCCGATTACACTTGAACTTCTCTAAAGAATCGAAGTATTTTGGTAGACGCGATCGAGGAATCGTAAAGCTGGCAGACAACATTTGCATGAAGCCCTTTTACGAAGCGCGCCGTCTACTCGATGCGCTGTCATTTGTGGAAAAGAGGATCGTCGAAAATTGTATCTCGTTCATGCAACAGGATAATCTTTCTCCGCCGTGCCTCCTCGAGTTCCAGTTCCGAGAAGGGTCCTCCAGCGATAGACGATCCTAAGACCCCGGAGCTATTCAACCTGAAATCCTTCGCAGGTCATAAAGGGCCCCTCTATTCGTAGCTCTGCCACTATTTAATTCTAGTCGAGCGATCTTCCAAACTTTTTCTAAACGAGCACGTATCATGAGACTgaaaactttttaaaaaatgattattactCAACCTACAGTGAAGATAATAAGAATTAGCAGTGGTTAAGAAGAGGAATGACGATCAACTAGTCTGAAATTACAACTGAAATTACTAGGCTAACGTGAAAGAGTAATTTACGCTACATGCGACGATGTGGGAGAACACGTATACTTGGTACGTCGAGAACGCGGACAACAGTCCCACCAGCAGGGCGTAAATGTGCAACGTTGGCGGTTAAAGGGTTAAAAAGAGCGGCAGCGACGTTGAAACGGCGTTACAACGCTATAAAACTGAACTCGAGCACGATAACTCGTTCGTGTTACAACAATCGACGAGATTTCCCTTTCACTGGGCTTTCGTGGCTGTGTGCGTGTACACACGGCGCAGCTATACGCTTGGAACACCTGACGAAACGTCTGTGGCGGGACGATGCAACTGATAAACAGAAGGGACAAGGGAGCACCAGCAGGAAGGCCCAACGCGGAAGGGGCAAGGTGCTTCCCTACTTCTTTCCTCTGGAAAAACTTGTCAATTATGATAAACTGTTAGGCAAACAGGAAAGACGGTGGACGGATTGTTTGAATTCGACCAGACGTAAAACAAGTTTAGAGTCAACTTCTTTCGGTGCTGAAACCTGTATACCGATAAAAAGAAGTTGGAAGTTAGTGTCTAGCCTCACAGGTAGAAGACTAGAAAGggggagagggaaagagagagagatagagagagggggagagtgaTGTAAAGACAGGGACAACATTTTCCAAAAAGATTCCCGTAAAAAGAGCATTCGAGTGTTATAGATTAGTACCTATGGTGGATACCAAGAAAAGCTAGAGGAAAGGTAATCAACTGTAATAACAGGAATCACCCCGTATAATTTTTCACCAACACCGAAGTGGAAAATGAAGTGGAATTTATGACATTCGAGCATGTTGCGGTAACCAAAATAATAGAGACGGATAACACAGAGTAGAGTGAGAAATATGATTTTTATAAATATTGAAAGGAGGCAAAGTCGGCCAATCGACGGTGTAAGCTTCTTGCGTGCGCGTAAAACGGCGGGATTCTTTGTGATCGCTGCTCGAGAACCGGTTTGAATCGCGCAGAAGAGGGCTTATGAAGTGAGTCGAATGTGAATCGTGTGCGTCTAATAAATGGACTTTTGTCAACCGGTTCCATAACAACGAACTACGAGCTTTCCGTCTACAGGGACATGGTACCACTGACACATATtacatacaatatgatttgattCCAAGACTACAAATTCTGTATAGATTTGTGGGACGAGAAGTTCTAATAAATCTCGAGCAAAGAAAAAGAGCGTCGCTCTATTTTCTgttgagaagaagaagagaaacaaAATGGGAAGAGACACAACAGTTACAGGCGTTCACGTTCTGCGTGAGGGTGACGCGTGAATAGCGTGATGCGTTAATTTATGATGCAGACGGTTTTACGATGCAGTAGCTCGCGTATGTAACCGATGTGCAATTTACAGTGCACGATTCGTTGTTGCGATTCAACGTTCCGTATTCGTTCATACGTTGGTAAACTGGTGGAGAGAATCGATGTTCGATCGTGCGCGGTAACGTTGTCTATAAATTAGCAATACCGAATCAAGTTCGGTACGTTTTTACCCTTGCCCAACGATAGCCAGCTGCCAGGAGCGCAGTCAATTTCATTACGTGTCGTCGAACTCTGCAGCTGGATTTTCTTGCAGGCTCTGACGCGCGCGCCCCTCCAGTTGAGAGCTTTCTCCCCTTATCGTTAGCGAAAATTCAAGCTTCGCGACGTATCTCCTCGACGCATCCTAGATCTTAATCGCTTTAAATTCCTTCGTCCTCCGTAATGATCCTGGCAACGAACAGTGGAATTAGGAGTGACATCGGCACGATTATAGGGGGAAGAAGGTATAGCTAATTAAGAGAATGTATTCTACTTATGCAGCGGTGAAATTTGTCAATCCCATGAAAGAAAGTGACTCCCTTTatgtagcattggaaatctttggAGCAGATCAATGGGGACTCGAGAACCTAGGGAAACGAGGATCGTTAAGTAGTTGAGAGAATACATGCAGGTATACAGATTGGTCAAAAGGGATTGGAAAAGACCGTGAAGCGTTTCTGCGGTGTTCACAGGGGTACAGGTGTAAAGTTGGCTGGCTATCCGTTTGTTCTCGAAGCTACCATTACGTGCAGGTAAGAAGAGAGTCGAAGCGTGTCGGCCGGCGGAAGTCTTTCTTTCCTGCAGCGAGTAGCTACGAATTTTTAGCACCGGCTCGATTACTCTTGCTTTCTCATGCTTCGATATTCCCTGTCCGTCCCTGCGTCATCGTCCTGTCCTTTATTAACTTTTTCCTTTGTTGAGGTGACCCGTTTACCTGGCCGTAACCTTCTGATCGATGCCAGTGAACTTGATGCCACGGCAGCTTAAAAGAAAAACGTGATCTCTAGAGGATTTTCTTCGACACAGTTTTAACGGGGAAGAGAGCAAAGAGGAGTAGTACGATACCGATAGCGTTCCACGAGGAACAACTGAACCTTTCAGCGTATACGAGGACCGTGAAAAACATGCGTACGTCGAGGAACGTACAGTTTACGGTCGTGAAAACACACAAGACATCTCACGGCAGATCTTTTCCCATGGCCACGGTGCTCACCGACTATTCCTTCAACGGGCCACGCTTCCGCTGATAATGTTCGCGATCTGGACTCTTTTCGAGCCTCGACAATGTTACACTTCTTTttcccttctctctttctcgtttcTTCGCTGTTGTATGCAAATGATCGTGGCAACTTCTCTCCTCCTCTGCACGCCTTTGCAACGATGACCTGAATGGAATTATTACCCGAATCAATTGTGAAATACTGGTAAATTAATAAACACGATTCAGAGGTACAGTTATTATTATTCAGAGCTTTTGTAACGACCGTGACGCAACGTTTGCATGCGAGATCTGATTGCACGGCGCACCAGAACAGAATGTGAAATAGCTAGCGGATTAATAGTATTCTTTAGCCGATAAACGAATGTCGACGATAGGACGGCGAAAGGAATCACCGACAAATCTATTCCTTTTATCTCCACAAGCATATAAATATTTCTCCTCTGACTTTGAACATCTTTACGATCTCTGTGTGCTAATAATAGCGATTATTGTCTTATCCTAGTGGTGTTTTGCGCATTAACACTTTGAATGTTTAAAAAAGAAAATCTTAATCAAGGAATATCCGACTGATATGCAGGTAGCTACTTTCTAACGGTATCAAAATTCATCCTTCTCTTATTACGATAGTAAAACGCTTGAGAAAGTGATGCTCTTCTTCTCGAGCTAACTATACTCGCTATATTCGCTATATTACGTAACAGATAAAAAGTTAAAAGAAGGCCACGTGAACGAGAACCATCAGCTAAATGTCCGGACAGGTATAAACTCTTTGCTGTTCCTACAATGCTTCCCTTTGCCATAGCTATAATATTCCTTTTCTTGTCACGATTTTTGGTGCGGCCAGAGTGAAAGGATATTGTACATACCTCTGGGACACCCTAACGAGTCGCTCACAAAGCGTCCCAAAAGCCAGGTATCGAAATTCTCTGACGTTCAAAATTACCGGTGGAATTTTTTTGTTTCCCCTAGCAATAGGATTTCTCTACTGCGCGACTATCGAGGGACAACGTGACGAGAATATTTATCTACGATGTAGGCATTAACAATGTTTAGCGACTTTAAATCCTGAAAGGATTAAAACCTCGCGGAACTCGCAAAATTAAATTAGCATTCGAGAGCTTATCGAGATCGTCAAGTGCCCACAGTTCATTTCTGGGTACGCGAGctatctttttcttcttctttttcagaAAAAGGTATTGTTAGAACAGTGAAAGAGGGAAATGTGAAAAGAGAACGTTGGACGATTCATAATAAAAAGCGTCCGAAAAATGTACGAGCGGATTTGAAGTGGCACGCGGGTAACGAGGAGCGCCGGTTTCCGGTGACATCATTTTCATGGCTCTTAAATAAACACCGAGGAAGAGACACGTGTAAACGTATGCCCGATATCGAGTAGAGTAACATGAAAGTGTTCTTACAATGCATATAGAGCTGACTGTACCGACTTAACCGCATGCTTCCTGATACAATTTTCGCGCTATAAAATTGAAAGGCACGAGAGCAATGCCTGGCTCTTTTATCCTTCGTGTTTCATATGCCAAATAACGAGGTCGTTCGGGTCGCTAAAAGCTAAAAAATAACCCACGAAACCCCGTTACGAGACAAATCGACAAACTGTTTCATTTTTTGTCATTGATACTTCCCCTCTAACGAAGCGGTCAAATTATTCCCGCGTTTTTTGCATCGACGGTACCATCTAATGCTATTACAGCTATACAATTTATCTTCCATTGCAACGAGCAATAATACGAACGCTGAGTCAGCATACAATTGCAAAGATTTACCTCCTCCATCGGTGTACAGCGCTCCCCACTTTCTAACAGTAATCTAACCATCATCCTCATCCTCTGATTTAGTTCGTAGAAACTACTCAAACCATGGAAGGAATTTGGAAAGAGATTTTGAGAGACACCCTGTTCGTTTTTCTTGTTTGTCTGCTGGAACGTTAAATAACGTTGAGATTAGCGAAGTAAATCCGACAAATTTGGTTGGCATTAAAATGGTGGTGGGGCGTACCCACGAATgtatggagagagagagagagagagcgagagagagagagagagagagagagagagagagagagagagagagaggtggaagGGGGGAACCGACAGACTCTGGATCTTGCAATGGACCAACCGTAGAGATACGTATAGCGGCGCTGTCCTCTCCTACCCGCGCTTTTCGCAGAGTATCGATCTGATATCCCTGCCGCCGGTCGAGCAGTGTTTGCGAGAGGCTACGAACGTATCTGCACCCCGTGTCGGCGTGTATACGCATGCACGCAAACAAATGCACGACAAAGTGCGACGTTAGTGGTGGTGGAGCTTGGTTCTTGCCTGCCGCAAGACCATTTGAAAATTCATCCGAGACAGCTTTCCTTCCTGATACACGAGCGTTTCTAAGCCATGTCAATTGTCCAATTGCTCTTAATTACCGATTACTTCCAACTATGACAAACATAATTTTAACGTTTACACTTTCTATCTCGTAACTTCGTAGAACGTGATAACGAAGGAAACTAATAATGACCTTTTTTTTGAACTGAAAAGAGATGCTCCTGCGTGGGCTGGAAATTTAATTTTGTAACAAACATTTCACGCGACATTGCGTATCGGTTCGTAAAGACAGATCGAATGAACGTAGGAATGTCACGTACACGTGGGCTTGTGCCAGTGGCAAATTGGCGCGAAAAAATATCTGAAGATCCAAGCACACAAGTACAAAGTATATGTATACAAAAGTATGTTATTCTATCGAACTGTCCTGCATTTGTTGTTGCATTTTGCTTTCACCGGAGGAATTAGTTACCTGGACAATTTCGCTACACATCCAGCAAGATACAAGTTGTTGCGCTTTCCAACACATGAGCCCAAGATCGGTCCTAGATCTTGATTAAATCCAACGACGATAAaatgcgcgcacacacacacgcgcgtacATACACGATgagagagaggggggagagacagagagagagagagagagaggcaactCTGAAAgtttaaaagaaaaagtatatCTTTTTCTATGGTATGAATAAATATTTGAATACGAAAGTGCTTAgcaatttaa encodes:
- the Jumu gene encoding forkhead box protein N4 jumeau: MLDTESRHGTGLVQGPSRDPWLTMDYYLGTDSLSLQEMLDVDIKCEIEGVIGGHTELGFNFADMSALEMDDDPIGCQNDLSGWFGSTSLLNGNSNSSNSNFNLDLSGCDAASIMVNPNSVMPHIAIRSPTPSNGRRHFSFSTKKDIKEEKIDVEEEMENEGNSYIENEGNSYTENENENENDNEHEHENEMENDTETEQYENDITETEEDSEDEQETAKSMSPSKSKTISISTVKTTSPQFIKAQATTPKINGIPSIRVQNFKVLQSPNQTPQHVRKQIYNNNVHLSPGANSVTAVKKEKDFDLSDYDDKSYPKPAYSYSCLIAMALKNSQTGSLPVSEIYNFMCEHFPYFKTAPNGWKNSVRHNLSLNKCFEKIEKPAGNGNQRKGCLWAINPAKVAKMDEEVQKWSRKDPLAIKKAMIYPDHLELLERGEMKYAGSGDVSEETESSSDEAIEEGTTYEESIHDHVATNSVTDSYDESSQDCDIDLHEHLYHEIDIEDNKESLHMQLNISKQESFDYEFSPSTKRQKTLTGAIQGNYVYQPVTTSRRKTPLFLRAATGSGSFLKID